In Pirellulales bacterium, the genomic window TTTCCTTGGGACGACACGCTGGGTCTGGATCGGCGAGGCTTCACGCCCGGGGCGCAGGAACTGGTGACGCTCGCCGGCACTCAAATCAGCTTTCCCAAAGCCAGTCAAAAAACGCTGCGCAAGATGAGCGGCCTGCGAGTCAGCGAATCGACGGTCCAGCGGATCACCGAAGGCGCGGGGGAGCGGCTGCGGAAGTTGTTCGACGAAGGAAAACCATGGGGACAAGCCCGCTCGTGGACTTGGCAGCACGACGCCCAGGGACGCACCTGCGCGTACGTCAGCATCGATGCGATCGGCGTGCGTCAGCAAGGTTCTCACGGCGAGAAAGCCGAGGGCCGGATGGCATATGTGGCCAAGCTTTACAGCCCGCAGATGCTCGAAGCCAAGCAGCCGCCCCAAGATCAAGTCCGCTATTTTGCCGGCTTTTACGACTTGGAGACGTTCGGCCTGCGGCTGCGTCGCCAAGC contains:
- a CDS encoding ISKra4 family transposase, encoding MNRRRKCSTTLLGAIELRRPYYHCAACSQGSFPWDDTLGLDRRGFTPGAQELVTLAGTQISFPKASQKTLRKMSGLRVSESTVQRITEGAGERLRKLFDEGKPWGQARSWTWQHDAQGRTCAYVSIDAIGVRQQGSHGEKAEGRMAYVAKLYSPQMLEAKQPPQDQVRYFAGFYDLETFGLRLRRQAGRIGWDDVDQQVALSDGGNGLEEFFRVNFPRAECILDFWHVKEHLVEFSLAWFGQAEAERSAWLDEQCHRLKHQGG